One stretch of Aquimarina sp. Aq107 DNA includes these proteins:
- a CDS encoding AAA family ATPase, producing the protein MCKLQKKYIVTGAPGTGKTTLINILKKTIPCMDEVARKVIIDEQKNNNNGMPWGDIDRFTDLVFKHTNQELLNTDTLICDRSLLDLEAYLMLENKAIPKYLSDFPYKETYHKIVFFTPTWFEIYCKDGQRLQEFEYCLRLEKSLLEQYKNKGFEIITLPKYSPLERTKLILETICI; encoded by the coding sequence ATGTGTAAACTACAAAAAAAATACATCGTTACTGGGGCTCCAGGTACTGGGAAAACGACATTGATAAATATTCTAAAGAAAACCATACCTTGTATGGATGAGGTCGCTAGAAAAGTAATTATTGATGAGCAAAAAAACAATAACAATGGTATGCCTTGGGGAGATATTGATCGATTTACGGATCTTGTATTTAAACATACAAATCAAGAACTATTGAATACTGATACGCTAATTTGCGATAGATCTTTGTTAGATTTAGAAGCTTATTTAATGTTAGAAAACAAAGCTATCCCAAAGTACTTAAGCGACTTTCCTTATAAAGAAACATATCATAAAATTGTTTTTTTTACACCAACCTGGTTTGAGATCTATTGCAAAGATGGACAACGATTACAGGAATTTGAATATTGTTTGAGATTAGAAAAATCCCTTTTAGAACAGTATAAAAACAAAGGATTCGAAATTATAACATTGCCTAAATATTCCCCTCTGGAAAGAACAAAATTGATTTTAGAAACTATTTGCATATAA